From the genome of Desulfuromonas acetoxidans DSM 684:
CTTTATGGTAACGCTGCATCTCCCTGGCCTGAAGAATCAGACCATTTTCGACCAGCTTTTTGTAGTCGAGACACTCTGCTGTCATATCTTCCCCCCTGACCAAGGGGTAGAGTTGACCGAGAACTTCCCTTTCTTTCCAGCCAAACATCTTTTCGGCGCTGGGATTCCACATCACCACATACCCCTCTTGGGTCACGACAATAATCGACATGGGGGCTTCACGGATAATGGTTTCCAGAGTGGCAACGGTATTTTGCAGCTTCTGCTCAATCTGGCGGCGGGCATTGACTTCAAGATCCAGTTCATCCCGCGATGCCGTGACCTGCTGAAGATTGTGCACCATGGTGTCAAAGGAACGATACAGCGCTTCAATTTCAAAACCACTGGCATGCCCTAATTCGTAGTCCAGATCGCCCTGGCCGACACGCTGAAATCCTTCTACCGCTTTTTCAAGCGGCTTGGAGATCTGGGTGGCCAGACGGAAAGCCAGCCACAGGGCCAAACTGAACCACAAAAAAGCTGTCATGCAGACAGAGGCGACCGTACGTTGAAACATGACACCTAAACGCTGCTGGGTGGAACTGGCTGTTTCACACTGGGAATAGATGCCAACAAGCCAGTCCCAAGGCGCAAAATAGCTGTAAACAATGACATGGTCATCCGGCACTGCGGACACACCGTTTAAACCACCATCTGTGTGAAGAACATTTATTTTATCCGTCAATAGCAGGCGATTTTCATTGAGCAGTTTGCCGATGATCTGCTGGGCATATTGGGCATCCTTGCTGGTAAGCCCGGAATGTACATGGTCGTAATCAGATGACGTCAGTTGCTGAACAACCCCCTGACGGTGATTCTCCTCACGCGGCTGGGCCTCCATCATAAACAACGCACCACTGGATCCGGCCGCAATATGTTGAATGGAATGAATCAGGGATGCGAGCTCGGATTGACGTTCGCCGACATAGAGCATGCCGATAATATTTCGCTGTTGATCATATAACGGATGATAAGCAGTGTTGTACCAGTCATCGACGACAAAAGCACGACCGACAAAGCGCTGCCCCTGCAGTACTTGACTGATAACCGGATCAAATGAACCGTCCGGATGCTGTGCCGGAATATAGGTGCCGACGGCGGCCCGCCCATCAGAGCTGGGAACCGTCGTGGCGACGCGCAACATGTCACCCTGCGGATCTATGCGCTGAAACAAAGTGCAGGTAACGCCGAGCACTTCGGACAGGTGTTCGATAAAATGGCTTGTTGATGGAGATTGCCAATGATCAGGATCGTACAAGTTGTTGTTCGAAACAAATTCCAGTGTCGGAAGAACAACGTCACGACTTGAATGATCGTATTGGTTAATGATTGTCCACTGCTGGGTGCGTGGCGTGATTTGAACCCCTCCAGAACTGTTCAAAAGAGCTTGGGCGGCGTTCAAATTGTAGTGCAGACGTCGTTCAACTTCAGCCTGCAGCGCCTCAATCATGAGAATTGTATTGCGCAGGACATTTTTCGTTTGGTCGAACTCAATGGTAAACAGTTCTTCTTCGATCTCGTCCTGAACATAATCGAGTTGGTAAAACACCACAGAAACAATGGACAGAGCCGTCAACAACACCAGAACGAGCGCCATAATGGCTATTTTCGACCGAATTTTCATCATTCCACCGTGTTTAATAATTGATTGTTTCATTCTACCGTCTTTGCGCTGACTTCTCAATCACCGGAAATCAATAAAAAAACGCTCAGCTATCGACAATTGTATACAGTTTCATTTATACTAGGCGCGCTGTAGAGTCGCGGTGGAGAACCCTCTGCCCTTGTAACCTATAGGATGTCATGTCAAAAGGAGAGAACCATGTCAGAATTCAAGTACCAGGACCCGTTCCCGATGGGCAAGGACGATACCGAATATCGCCTGTTGACCAAGGAATATGTCAGCACCACCGAATTTGACGGCCAGGAAGTTTTAAAAGTCGACCCCGAAGGTCTGGCGTTCCTGTCCAACCAGGCGTTCCGCGAAGTTAACTTCCTGCTGCGTCCGGCCCACAACGAAAAAGTCGCGTCCATTCTTCGTGACCCTGAAGCTTCTGCCAATGACCGCGGTGTTGCTATGGCCATGCTGCAGAATGCCGTTGTCGCAGCTAAATTTGAGCTACCGTTCTGTCAGGATACAGGCACTGCCACAATCGTTGGTAAAAAAGGTCAGGGCGTCTGGACCGGTTGTAATGACGCTGAAAAACTCTCTGAAGGAGTCTACAAGACCTACACCGAAGAGAACCTGCGCTACTCACAAAATGCACCGATCAATATGTACGACGAGGTCAACACCAAATGTAACCTCCCGGCTCAAATTGATCTGTTGGCCACCAATGGTAGCGAGTATAAATTTCTGTTTGTCGTTAAAGGTGGTGGTAGCGCGAACAAAACCTACCTCTACCAGGAGACTAAAGCGACCATTAACAAGAACACTCTGGTCGATTGGCTGGTTGGCAAACTCAAAACCCTCGGCACAGCAGCCTGCCCTCCCTACCATGTGGCATTCTGCATCGGCGGCACCAGCGCTGAAACCTGCTTAAAAACTGCCAAGCTCGGGTCCACAGGCTACTACGACAGCTTGCCGACTGAAGGCAATGAGCTGGGTCAATCGTTCCGCGATGTTGAGCTGGAGAATGAGCTGCTCA
Proteins encoded in this window:
- a CDS encoding Cache 3/Cache 2 fusion domain-containing protein — translated: MKQSIIKHGGMMKIRSKIAIMALVLVLLTALSIVSVVFYQLDYVQDEIEEELFTIEFDQTKNVLRNTILMIEALQAEVERRLHYNLNAAQALLNSSGGVQITPRTQQWTIINQYDHSSRDVVLPTLEFVSNNNLYDPDHWQSPSTSHFIEHLSEVLGVTCTLFQRIDPQGDMLRVATTVPSSDGRAAVGTYIPAQHPDGSFDPVISQVLQGQRFVGRAFVVDDWYNTAYHPLYDQQRNIIGMLYVGERQSELASLIHSIQHIAAGSSGALFMMEAQPREENHRQGVVQQLTSSDYDHVHSGLTSKDAQYAQQIIGKLLNENRLLLTDKINVLHTDGGLNGVSAVPDDHVIVYSYFAPWDWLVGIYSQCETASSTQQRLGVMFQRTVASVCMTAFLWFSLALWLAFRLATQISKPLEKAVEGFQRVGQGDLDYELGHASGFEIEALYRSFDTMVHNLQQVTASRDELDLEVNARRQIEQKLQNTVATLETIIREAPMSIIVVTQEGYVVMWNPSAEKMFGWKEREVLGQLYPLVRGEDMTAECLDYKKLVENGLILQAREMQRYHKDGHKLDLLVSAACLAGPESSCENILILLEDISAFKKTQRQLQEREEQYKLLSAEFQSILNSIEDVISLISPDMKILWCNHGKKRWNKNEAVLPMTSCYSLWDKNLSECKDCPIRKSFETGESHSSIVTTPDGVRWGIKTFPQKDENGQVTNVIEVASDITESSILREEAMRSARLASLGELSAGIAHEINNPNGVIMQNAPIIREMLESLQPILDDYVQDHGDFTVGRLPYSRVRDKLLQIPRRVEDSSQRIKAIVDDLKDFVRDEGVLDAGSRADLNYALEAAVRLTSNTVKKATNYFSVTYAENLPPFIGSVQRIEQVIVNLIMNACQSLPDMDASIMLQTRYDAKNNQIELEIIDQGCGISEENIAKVTNPFFTTKRETGGTGLGLSISSRIIEEHGGRLSIESVVDSGTEITISLPCYKEDA
- a CDS encoding fumarate hydratase — protein: MSEFKYQDPFPMGKDDTEYRLLTKEYVSTTEFDGQEVLKVDPEGLAFLSNQAFREVNFLLRPAHNEKVASILRDPEASANDRGVAMAMLQNAVVAAKFELPFCQDTGTATIVGKKGQGVWTGCNDAEKLSEGVYKTYTEENLRYSQNAPINMYDEVNTKCNLPAQIDLLATNGSEYKFLFVVKGGGSANKTYLYQETKATINKNTLVDWLVGKLKTLGTAACPPYHVAFCIGGTSAETCLKTAKLGSTGYYDSLPTEGNELGQSFRDVELENELLKRAQELGIGAQFGGKYFAHDIRVIRSSRHGASCPIGLAVSCSADRNIKAKINKDGIWLEQMDNNPARLMPEGERGNRPEVVKIDLNRPMKDVLAELSKYPTKTQLSLNGTIIVGRDIAHARFREIIERGEELPQYLKDYPIYYAGPAKTPPGKPSGSFGPTTAARMDPYVDMLQSRGASMIMIAKGNRSQQVTDSCNKHGGFYLGSIGGPAAALAEYNIKSVECLDFEDLGMEAVWKIEVEDFPAFILVDDKGNDFFKELGI